ACGATCCTCGAACTACCTCGACTTTGAAGCACGCCTGCTGGAAATCGCTGGCGTTGAGGCATCCCGACTGCACACCGGCCGCAGTCGCCAGGATATCGGCTCGACCCTGCGGCGCATGGCATTGCGTGAATCGTTACTGGACGTTTACCGGGCGTTGCTCGAGGCACGGTCTGCCCTTCTGGCGCTGGCTGAGCAGCACGTTGAGACTGTGATTCCCGCGTACACGCACGGCGTGCAGGCTCAGCCAACCAGTCTTGCGCACTACCTGCTGGCCTTCTCTGCGGCATTTGAGCGCGACAGTGAGCGCTACCAGCAGAGCTACGCGCGACTCAATCAGAGCCCATTGGGCGCGGCGGCGCTTGCTACGTCCGGTTTTCCGCTGGACCGCGAGCGACTGGCCGAGCTGTTGGGTTTTGAAGCGCTGGTGATTAATTCCTATGACGCGAACCTGGTGTCGTCGGTGGACTCGAAAATCGACTACGCGAATGCGATGGTGGCGTCCGCGGTACCCATTGGCCAGTTTTGCCAGAACCTGCATACGCAGTATCACGGTACCGCGCCGTGGATCTTGTTGGCCGACAGCCAAACCGGCGTGAGCTCGATCATGCCGCAGAAGCGCAACCCGCGGCCGCTGGATCGCTTGCGCAGCTCAGCGACTGCCGTCGTCGGCAATGGTTACACCGTCATATTGAATGCACACAACACGAATTCCGGCATGAATGATTACCGCGACGGCGCGCAAACCCTGCTGACAGCCGAGCATGCGGAAAAAATGTACCGGCGCTATGCCACACTGATCCGGAATCTCGTTGTTAGTCCGGAACGCGCACTCGCTGAAATCGATGCCGACTATGCAACGATGACCGAAGTCGCCGATGTGTTGTTGCGTGAAGCGGGTATCGCGTTTCGCGAGGGTCACCACTATGCATCCGAGCTGACAACGCGCGGACGAGCTGCCGGCAAGAAGCCCAAAGAGCTGACCGACGACGAACTACTCGACACCTGGCGCGAGCTTGCTGATGGCGAACTGCCGCTGCCGATCGCTCGAATCCGGGCGGCCATGGACCCGCAGGCGATGGTTGCAGCCCGGCAGGGACGTGGCGGGCCACAGCCCGCCGAAGTCGCACGGATGCTGCAACAGCACAAAGCTGAACTGGCAACAGGGCAGGGCTGGTTGGCGGCCGCCAGGCAGCGTC
The DNA window shown above is from Woeseia oceani and carries:
- a CDS encoding argininosuccinate lyase, which translates into the protein MRYWKLILLFAGVTSVPVTAETLHDDFAHLAEINIASLIMLREQALLPDPLAQRIAAATAQIVSEQSAHGARRSSNYLDFEARLLEIAGVEASRLHTGRSRQDIGSTLRRMALRESLLDVYRALLEARSALLALAEQHVETVIPAYTHGVQAQPTSLAHYLLAFSAAFERDSERYQQSYARLNQSPLGAAALATSGFPLDRERLAELLGFEALVINSYDANLVSSVDSKIDYANAMVASAVPIGQFCQNLHTQYHGTAPWILLADSQTGVSSIMPQKRNPRPLDRLRSSATAVVGNGYTVILNAHNTNSGMNDYRDGAQTLLTAEHAEKMYRRYATLIRNLVVSPERALAEIDADYATMTEVADVLLREAGIAFREGHHYASELTTRGRAAGKKPKELTDDELLDTWRELADGELPLPIARIRAAMDPQAMVAARQGRGGPQPAEVARMLQQHKAELATGQGWLAAARQRLTAAAEQRQSLFESLL